Proteins encoded together in one Microcebus murinus isolate Inina chromosome 18, M.murinus_Inina_mat1.0, whole genome shotgun sequence window:
- the PRR29 gene encoding proline-rich protein 29, translating to MASGAGGSWDRSPPQSAAPTPWVTVLQPLAWPVPPPPSQPGRVKEDLLELMMLQNAQMHQLLLSRLVAGALNPWPGPPGPQVYLEGHQEESEEEEEEEEEGETEGPLVFHHHYLPCLVPSPGPLLPWSAPFLLPPPCQPQLQDVPRIQHQPPTPRKREVRAVPPPPPPSATGTVGPDVRPASDYYDAESLP from the exons ATGGCCTCTGGGGCTGGCGGGAGCTGGGATCGCTCCCCACCGCAGAGTGCAGCCCCGACG CCCTGGGTGACCGTCCTGCAGCCCCTCGCGTGGCCCGTCCCACCCCCGCCCTCGCAGCCGGGCCGCGTGAAGGAAG ATCTGCTGGAGCTGATGATGCTGCAGAACGCGCAGATGCACCAGCTGCTGCTGAGCCGCTTGGTGGCGGGGGCGCTGAACCCCTGGCCTGGCCCGCCTGGCCCGCAG GTCTACCTGGAGGGTCACCAGGAGGagtctgaggaggaggaagaagaggaggaggagggggagaccGAAGGGCCTTTGGTGTTTCACCACCACTACCTGCCCTGCCTggtgccctccccaggccccttgCTGCCCTGGTCAGcccctttcctcctgcctcccccatgtCAGCCCCAGTTGCAGGATGTGCCCAGGATCCAGCACCAGCCTCCTACCCCCAGGAAAAGGGAGGT GAGAGCtgtgcccccacctccaccccccagTGCCACAGGGACTGTGGGTCCCGATGTACGCCCAGCTTCAG ATTACTATGATGCCGAGAGCCTGCCATGA
- the ICAM2 gene encoding intercellular adhesion molecule 2 isoform X2: MAPFGCWGLPTALLALLCCPGSGEKAFEVHMWPETLVVEPEESREVNCSTSCDQPDKGGLETSLNKTLLAHGPRWKYYSISNISRDVVLYCYFSCSGKPRHKFLNITVYKPPKQVTLKLQPTWVAVGKSFTMECRVPAVEPLESLTLFLLRGKETLHIQTFGRDNPALQEATAIFDSTAHREDKHYNFSCLAVLDLESRGGSVFRSVSDPQMLEVYEPIRDSQMTVIVAAVSVLLFLFVTSILLCFVFSQRWRQRRTGSYGVHSSWVRLQRAFRAQPA; this comes from the exons ATGGCCCCTTTTGGTTGCTGGGGCCTGCCCACTGCCCTCCTCgccctgctctgctgcccag GGTCTGGGGAGAAGGCGTTTGAGGTACACATGTGGCCGGAGACGCTGGTGGTTGAGCCTGAAGAGTCCCGGGAAGTCAACTGCAGCACCAGCTGTGACCAGCCTGACAAGGGAGGTCTGGAGACGTCCCTAAATAAGACTCTACTGGCCCACGGACCTAGGTGGAAGTACTACTCGATCTCAAACATCTCGAGGGACGTGGTCCTGTACTGCTACTTCAGCTGCTCCGGGAAGCCGCGGCACAAATTTCTCAACATCACCGTGTACA AGCCTCCGAAGCAGGTCACTCTGAAGCTGCAGCCCACCTGGGTGGCCGTGGGCAAGTCCTTCACCATGGAGTGCAGGGTGCCTGCCGTGGAGCCCCTGGAGAGCCTCACCCTCTTCCTGCTCCGTGGCAAAGAGACCTTGCACATCCAGACCTTTGGGAGGGACAATCCTGCTCTCCAAGAGGCCACGGCCATATTCGACAGCACAGCTCACAGGGAGGACAAACACTACAACTTCTCCTGCCTGGCTGTGCTGGACCTGGAGTCTCGTGGTGGCAGCGTCTTTCGCAGCGTCTCGGATCCCCAGATGCTCGAGGTCTATG agcCTATCCGCGACAGCCAGATGACGGTCATCGTCGCAGCTGTGTCGGTGCTGCTGTTCCTGTTCGTGACGTCCATCCTGCTCTGCTTCGTCTTCAGCCAGCGCTGGCGGCAGAGGCGGACTGGCTCCTACGGGGTGCACAGTTCCTGGGTGAGGCTGCAACGGGCCTTCCGGGCACAGCCTGCCTGA
- the ICAM2 gene encoding intercellular adhesion molecule 2 isoform X1 translates to MAPFGCWGLPTALLALLCCPADNSMGRAAGMSSAPCLGLPGSGEKAFEVHMWPETLVVEPEESREVNCSTSCDQPDKGGLETSLNKTLLAHGPRWKYYSISNISRDVVLYCYFSCSGKPRHKFLNITVYKPPKQVTLKLQPTWVAVGKSFTMECRVPAVEPLESLTLFLLRGKETLHIQTFGRDNPALQEATAIFDSTAHREDKHYNFSCLAVLDLESRGGSVFRSVSDPQMLEVYEPIRDSQMTVIVAAVSVLLFLFVTSILLCFVFSQRWRQRRTGSYGVHSSWVRLQRAFRAQPA, encoded by the exons ATGGCCCCTTTTGGTTGCTGGGGCCTGCCCACTGCCCTCCTCgccctgctctgctgcccag CAGACAACTCCAtgggcagggcagcagggatgTCCAGTGCCCCGTGTCTCGGTCTTCCAGGGTCTGGGGAGAAGGCGTTTGAGGTACACATGTGGCCGGAGACGCTGGTGGTTGAGCCTGAAGAGTCCCGGGAAGTCAACTGCAGCACCAGCTGTGACCAGCCTGACAAGGGAGGTCTGGAGACGTCCCTAAATAAGACTCTACTGGCCCACGGACCTAGGTGGAAGTACTACTCGATCTCAAACATCTCGAGGGACGTGGTCCTGTACTGCTACTTCAGCTGCTCCGGGAAGCCGCGGCACAAATTTCTCAACATCACCGTGTACA AGCCTCCGAAGCAGGTCACTCTGAAGCTGCAGCCCACCTGGGTGGCCGTGGGCAAGTCCTTCACCATGGAGTGCAGGGTGCCTGCCGTGGAGCCCCTGGAGAGCCTCACCCTCTTCCTGCTCCGTGGCAAAGAGACCTTGCACATCCAGACCTTTGGGAGGGACAATCCTGCTCTCCAAGAGGCCACGGCCATATTCGACAGCACAGCTCACAGGGAGGACAAACACTACAACTTCTCCTGCCTGGCTGTGCTGGACCTGGAGTCTCGTGGTGGCAGCGTCTTTCGCAGCGTCTCGGATCCCCAGATGCTCGAGGTCTATG agcCTATCCGCGACAGCCAGATGACGGTCATCGTCGCAGCTGTGTCGGTGCTGCTGTTCCTGTTCGTGACGTCCATCCTGCTCTGCTTCGTCTTCAGCCAGCGCTGGCGGCAGAGGCGGACTGGCTCCTACGGGGTGCACAGTTCCTGGGTGAGGCTGCAACGGGCCTTCCGGGCACAGCCTGCCTGA